A portion of the Sphingobacteriales bacterium genome contains these proteins:
- the thiL gene encoding thiamine-phosphate kinase, whose translation MEKAKRTEISSLGEFGLIDRLTKNIQLYHASSKKGAGDDAAVIQPEGTQVVTTDILVEGIHFDLVYTPLKHLGYKSVIVNLSDVYAMNAIPKQILVSIAISNRFSVEAIEEIYEGMQLACSKYQVDLIGGDTTASPKGLIINVVAIGEQQAEKIVYRNTAKEGDLLCVSGDLGGAYMGLTVLQREKHVFMNAPDASVELEGNDYIVGRQLKPEARKDIIEFFASENVCPTSMIDISDGLSSEILHICKQSNVGCQLNEAAVPIANETYNKALEFNIDPINCALSGGEDYELLFTILPGDKNKIDRHPDISIIGEILDANLGVKLYTKGGNYHDIISLGWDGLKDS comes from the coding sequence ATGGAAAAAGCAAAAAGAACCGAAATCTCCTCTTTAGGTGAATTCGGACTGATAGACCGTCTGACAAAAAATATTCAATTATACCATGCATCCTCGAAGAAGGGTGCCGGGGATGATGCAGCCGTCATTCAGCCGGAAGGTACACAGGTGGTCACCACCGATATTCTGGTGGAAGGCATCCACTTTGATTTAGTCTATACCCCGTTAAAGCATCTGGGATATAAAAGTGTCATTGTTAACCTGTCGGATGTATATGCCATGAATGCGATTCCCAAACAGATATTGGTTTCTATCGCCATTTCCAACCGGTTTTCCGTAGAAGCGATAGAAGAGATTTATGAAGGGATGCAGCTGGCTTGTTCAAAATATCAGGTAGACCTGATAGGCGGAGACACCACCGCCTCCCCGAAAGGATTGATTATAAATGTGGTGGCCATCGGTGAGCAGCAGGCAGAAAAAATAGTATATCGAAATACCGCGAAGGAGGGTGATTTGTTGTGTGTTTCTGGTGATTTAGGCGGTGCCTACATGGGTCTGACCGTATTGCAGCGCGAAAAACATGTGTTTATGAACGCACCGGATGCCAGTGTAGAACTGGAAGGCAATGATTACATCGTAGGGCGTCAACTAAAGCCGGAAGCCAGAAAAGACATTATAGAATTCTTTGCTTCCGAAAACGTTTGTCCAACATCTATGATTGATATTTCTGACGGTCTGAGTTCTGAAATACTGCATATCTGCAAACAAAGCAATGTCGGTTGTCAGCTCAATGAGGCGGCTGTTCCGATAGCCAATGAGACGTATAACAAGGCATTGGAATTTAATATCGATCCCATTAACTGCGCACTGAGCGGCGGCGAAGATTATGAATTGCTGTTTACCATTCTACCGGGCGATAAAAATAAGATTGACAGGCATCCTGATATCAGTATCATCGGAGAGATTCTGGATGCCAACCTCGGCGTGAAACTATACACGAAAGGCGGCAACTACCACGATATCATTTCGCTGGGGTGGGATGGCTTGAAAGACAGCTGA
- a CDS encoding DUF4377 domain-containing protein — MKSYSLLLMLLVSILSITATAANSAKKPANTEVWKVDGQRAICEGATTMQCLLVKKQGDKDYNFFYDTIIGFDYQEGFVYTIWVTPVPKAPPVPADASIFNYKLVKVVSKKAIPGYAVPASGPAAPLVSNAVNTKIMTLVVNEDKAPCSGIPENKCLLILEKGGKEFELFYQDIKGFEYEDGVRQTIQVSKRHIENPLVIQTEPVYTFIKVISKERIHAGTKPEKTVADAPLSILDKKWYLRKMRDSDTSSLEIDDDTVWIEFNTMENRLKGKAPCNTYFGGFKTDLISAFQASAIASTKMYCSNMSFEDLYFSNLQNADRYEIKDGRLLLYFKDKIFLGFE; from the coding sequence ATGAAATCGTATTCCTTATTGCTCATGCTGCTGGTCAGTATTTTATCCATTACAGCAACGGCTGCAAATTCAGCAAAAAAACCTGCCAATACAGAAGTATGGAAAGTAGACGGACAGCGTGCTATCTGTGAAGGTGCAACAACCATGCAGTGTTTGCTGGTGAAAAAACAAGGTGATAAAGATTATAATTTTTTTTACGACACCATCATAGGTTTTGATTATCAGGAAGGATTTGTGTATACGATATGGGTAACACCGGTACCAAAGGCACCGCCTGTTCCGGCAGATGCGTCCATTTTTAATTATAAACTGGTAAAAGTGGTCTCTAAAAAAGCCATTCCGGGTTATGCAGTGCCGGCATCCGGTCCTGCTGCGCCGTTGGTTTCCAATGCCGTAAATACCAAAATAATGACACTGGTGGTCAATGAAGATAAGGCACCCTGTTCCGGAATTCCGGAAAATAAATGTCTGCTTATCCTGGAAAAAGGGGGGAAAGAATTTGAACTGTTTTATCAGGACATCAAGGGATTTGAATATGAAGATGGTGTGCGACAAACCATACAGGTGAGTAAACGCCATATAGAAAACCCTCTGGTGATTCAAACGGAACCTGTTTATACTTTTATAAAAGTAATCAGCAAGGAACGCATACACGCAGGCACCAAACCAGAAAAAACAGTTGCCGATGCTCCCTTATCCATATTGGACAAAAAATGGTATTTGCGCAAAATGCGGGACAGCGATACTTCCAGTCTTGAGATAGATGATGATACTGTCTGGATAGAATTTAATACCATGGAAAACAGGCTGAAAGGAAAGGCTCCGTGCAATACCTATTTCGGCGGATTTAAAACAGACCTGATTTCCGCTTTTCAGGCATCAGCCATTGCCAGCACCAAAATGTATTGCAGCAACATGTCGTTTGAAGATTTGTATTTTTCGAATTTACAAAATGCCGACCGTTATGAAATCAAAGACGGAAGACTGCTGCTGTACTTTAAAGATAAAATATTCCTCGGGTTCGAATAA
- a CDS encoding trimeric intracellular cation channel family protein codes for MSLIYSIDLAGTFIFTISGALAASDKKHHHDIFSVFFTGFITAIGGGTVRDVTLGAYPVAWINDINYLLAIFGGVLFTFIFRRFIIRISRTLSIFDTMGMAIYVVLGVQKSLAFEVNLMAAVILGMISGIFGGVIRDTLLNEIPLIFRKEMYATPCLLGAALFVLLHFWDVEEQLNFVLSVLFIVGFRLLATRYHWSLPTLNFRE; via the coding sequence ATGTCGCTGATTTATTCCATTGACTTAGCCGGTACCTTTATCTTCACCATATCAGGAGCATTGGCTGCGAGCGACAAAAAGCACCACCATGATATTTTCAGTGTCTTCTTTACCGGTTTCATTACCGCTATCGGAGGAGGTACTGTTCGGGATGTGACGTTAGGTGCCTATCCTGTAGCGTGGATCAATGATATCAACTACCTGCTGGCCATTTTTGGCGGTGTGTTATTCACGTTCATCTTCCGGAGATTTATCATCCGCATTTCCCGTACCCTCAGCATCTTCGATACGATGGGCATGGCGATTTATGTTGTGCTGGGTGTACAGAAGAGTCTGGCGTTCGAAGTCAACCTGATGGCAGCCGTAATATTAGGCATGATATCCGGTATTTTCGGTGGTGTAATCCGCGACACGTTGCTCAATGAGATTCCTTTAATCTTCCGTAAAGAGATGTATGCCACCCCATGTTTGCTGGGCGCAGCCTTGTTTGTGCTGTTACATTTCTGGGACGTGGAGGAACAATTAAATTTTGTCCTTTCCGTGCTGTTTATCGTCGGATTCCGTCTGCTCGCTACCCGTTATCACTGGAGCCTTCCAACGCTGAATTTTCGGGAATAA
- a CDS encoding DUF47 family protein, translated as MGLFGTKDEKDDKFILQLIEQSQKTHSTIVFLEHSLDDDNASKIEHIKNIIGEIEEIRRVLIDDLHNTFITPIDREDIYNISNALAGMVDYSLTTVEEMHILKVVPDEYIRKMITLVRRQTEELLAAMERLSKNPRVAGEHTFVVKTLEKEVEHLYRKAVRDLFNTPIDLNTLGHLFFKREVYRHISNMSDRAEAAANVFGMVVMKLS; from the coding sequence ATGGGACTTTTTGGTACAAAAGATGAAAAAGATGACAAGTTTATCCTGCAGCTGATTGAACAGTCACAGAAAACACATTCCACCATTGTTTTTTTAGAACACTCCTTAGATGATGACAATGCCTCCAAGATAGAACACATTAAAAATATTATCGGAGAGATTGAAGAGATACGCAGAGTGCTGATTGATGACCTGCACAATACGTTTATCACACCGATTGACCGGGAAGATATTTATAACATCTCCAATGCGCTGGCAGGAATGGTAGACTACTCGCTGACTACGGTCGAAGAGATGCACATCTTAAAAGTGGTGCCGGATGAGTACATCCGCAAGATGATAACGCTGGTGCGCAGACAAACGGAAGAACTATTGGCCGCCATGGAACGATTAAGCAAGAATCCCAGAGTAGCGGGTGAACACACCTTTGTGGTAAAGACGCTGGAAAAGGAAGTGGAGCATTTATACAGGAAAGCGGTAAGAGATCTGTTTAACACCCCGATAGACCTTAATACGTTGGGACATCTTTTTTTTAAACGTGAAGTTTACCGCCATATTTCCAATATGTCTGACAGGGCGGAGGCCGCTGCCAATGTATTTGGTATGGTAGTCATGAAGTTGTCTTAG
- a CDS encoding tryptophan-rich sensory protein, translating to MNNYLKAILSIVTCLAVGGISGYITADAIPGWYVTINKPTFNPPNWIFGPVWTTLYIMMGIAFFLIWKSQSPLKHKAKLIFAVQLILNFFWSILFFNFHLLGFALIEILCMWLFILLSIISFYPVSKLAAYLLIPYLLWVSFASILNFAIWQLN from the coding sequence ATGAATAACTACCTCAAAGCAATACTGAGTATAGTCACCTGTCTTGCAGTTGGCGGCATATCCGGTTACATAACGGCTGATGCCATTCCGGGCTGGTATGTAACGATCAACAAACCGACTTTTAATCCGCCGAACTGGATATTCGGTCCGGTTTGGACCACACTTTATATCATGATGGGAATTGCCTTTTTCCTGATATGGAAATCTCAAAGTCCGTTAAAGCATAAAGCCAAGTTGATATTCGCTGTACAACTGATACTTAATTTTTTCTGGTCTATTCTGTTTTTCAACTTTCATTTACTGGGTTTTGCACTGATAGAAATTCTATGTATGTGGTTGTTTATTTTACTATCCATTATCTCGTTTTATCCTGTTTCTAAACTTGCCGCATATCTTTTAATTCCTTATTTGCTTTGGGTAAGTTTTGCTTCCATACTGAATTTTGCCATCTGGCAACTCAATTAG
- a CDS encoding nucleoside deaminase encodes MRSDKEYFMQRAIELSEMGMQGGKGGPFGCVIVKDGKIVGEGYNQVTSTNDPTAHAEVVAIRNACKNLNTFQLDGCEVFTSCEPCPMCLGAIYWARPAKIYYANTREDAAGIGFDDSFIYDEISLDLTHRKIPMLPFGRELAKKTFEAWRNKTDKTEY; translated from the coding sequence ATGAGATCAGATAAAGAGTATTTTATGCAGCGCGCTATCGAGTTGTCGGAAATGGGCATGCAGGGCGGTAAAGGCGGCCCGTTTGGGTGTGTAATTGTCAAAGATGGAAAGATTGTCGGAGAGGGGTATAATCAGGTAACATCTACCAATGACCCGACGGCACATGCTGAAGTGGTGGCAATACGGAATGCCTGTAAAAACCTGAATACCTTCCAGCTGGATGGATGCGAGGTCTTTACATCCTGCGAGCCCTGTCCGATGTGCCTGGGTGCTATCTATTGGGCAAGACCGGCTAAAATATATTATGCAAACACCCGGGAAGACGCTGCCGGTATCGGATTTGATGATTCCTTTATTTACGATGAAATATCGCTGGACTTAACCCATCGGAAAATTCCCATGCTGCCATTTGGCAGAGAGCTGGCGAAGAAAACATTTGAAGCCTGGAGGAATAAAACGGATAAGACCGAGTATTGA
- a CDS encoding AAA family ATPase → MFFGNNDNNKSSDKDFVKYKFKSLQTYASDEWMANSSKKYRTVFDRSETTYIRCELAFYNKLFDEEDWKCKVTLKAIDITGNRRVVLCSLDKDIDVLKDENIVYVRDGWGNKETAVYWVKGNYVWEAYMDDALVGTQVFFINEVGKVSIQSNPYFAVEYIKLYNGEADGWKQEAANRIYYNKIARQNTRYLWAEIKIVNLTNLDWNYELFLNYFDDAGQHKAVIPRMGRIESGKKDWTYTFDIGWGTDDGGSWKDDRYTLELVFMDILVAAAEFECGEVFQQGDLKMIDGTALPVAVSAAKNENDVSAKYNDKSLEELLQELDKLVGLQPVKKYIHDQITLINFNKLMKEQGVENDTGFSLHSVAVGNPGTGKTTVMRLLGKIYHKLGLLSKGHVLEVDRVDLVGEFIGQTAPRTQKKIDEARGGILFIDEAYSLARSGEDSRDYGKEVIEILIKEMSDGPGDIAIFVAGYPKEMKTFVESNPGLKSRFSQYFTFDDYLPEELSSIGLYIAAKLRLNLDVPAQNMLKEELTEAYRNRDKNFGNARFVEGVINKSKMNMALRLMNTPDQKSLTKEQLTTIRLEDIAKVFEAGKRKQLKLAINTEELDLALAELNQLIGLDNVKLEIDELVRLIKYYNDIDKDVLNKFSLHTVFTGNPGTGKTTVARIMGRVLKALGVLERGHMVEVDRESLVAGYVGQTAIKTNEKVEEALGGVLFIDEAYALAESDSSSNFGKEAIETLLKRMEDLRGQLVVFAAGYTDNMNVFLSSNPGLNSRFDKKLLFQDYTPEQMMQIADWYLKRESLSATEETKSHLLAYFDSLYKNRDKFFGNARTVRQTIDEAVKNQHLRMAKIPAPLRNEKDIYTMLPEDVAEFIYQGNTVKKQLGFRLGGDA, encoded by the coding sequence ATGTTTTTCGGCAATAACGATAATAATAAATCATCCGATAAAGACTTTGTGAAGTATAAGTTTAAGAGTTTACAAACGTATGCTTCGGACGAATGGATGGCGAATTCCTCCAAAAAGTACCGTACGGTTTTTGACAGGTCCGAGACGACCTATATACGTTGCGAACTGGCTTTTTACAATAAATTGTTTGACGAAGAAGACTGGAAATGCAAGGTAACACTGAAAGCCATTGATATTACAGGAAATAGAAGAGTAGTTCTGTGCAGCCTGGATAAGGATATTGACGTGCTGAAAGATGAAAACATTGTGTACGTTCGGGATGGATGGGGGAATAAAGAGACAGCAGTCTATTGGGTTAAAGGTAATTACGTATGGGAGGCATATATGGATGATGCGTTGGTCGGTACGCAGGTTTTCTTTATTAATGAGGTTGGAAAGGTTTCAATTCAGTCCAATCCCTACTTTGCCGTGGAATATATTAAGTTATATAACGGAGAAGCAGATGGATGGAAACAGGAAGCAGCAAACAGAATCTATTACAATAAAATTGCCCGTCAGAATACCAGATACCTTTGGGCGGAAATAAAAATTGTCAATCTGACCAATCTGGATTGGAATTACGAACTGTTCCTGAACTATTTTGACGACGCAGGCCAGCATAAGGCAGTTATTCCCAGAATGGGAAGGATTGAAAGCGGCAAAAAAGACTGGACTTATACGTTTGATATTGGTTGGGGTACCGATGACGGTGGTTCCTGGAAAGATGACAGATACACACTGGAACTGGTATTCATGGACATTTTGGTCGCCGCCGCCGAATTCGAGTGCGGAGAGGTGTTTCAGCAAGGGGATTTGAAAATGATTGACGGCACAGCTCTTCCTGTAGCGGTTTCCGCTGCAAAGAATGAAAACGACGTTTCAGCAAAATATAATGACAAGTCATTGGAAGAACTGTTGCAGGAGCTTGATAAACTGGTTGGATTGCAGCCGGTCAAAAAATACATTCACGACCAGATTACGCTGATTAATTTCAACAAACTGATGAAAGAACAGGGAGTTGAAAATGATACCGGATTTTCGCTGCATAGTGTGGCGGTCGGCAATCCCGGCACCGGAAAAACAACGGTCATGCGCTTGCTGGGCAAAATTTATCACAAACTAGGACTGCTCAGTAAGGGACATGTGCTGGAGGTGGATCGGGTGGATTTGGTCGGTGAGTTTATCGGTCAGACGGCACCCAGGACACAAAAGAAGATAGACGAAGCAAGGGGGGGCATATTATTTATTGACGAAGCCTATTCGCTGGCACGCAGCGGCGAAGACAGCCGTGATTATGGTAAAGAGGTGATTGAAATACTGATTAAGGAGATGAGCGACGGCCCCGGCGATATAGCCATATTTGTAGCCGGCTATCCTAAAGAAATGAAGACGTTCGTTGAATCCAATCCAGGACTGAAATCCCGTTTTTCCCAGTATTTCACGTTTGATGACTACCTGCCGGAAGAGTTGTCTTCCATCGGTTTGTATATCGCAGCGAAACTGAGGCTTAATCTGGATGTACCGGCGCAAAACATGCTGAAGGAGGAACTTACAGAGGCATACCGGAACAGAGATAAGAATTTCGGCAATGCGCGTTTTGTGGAAGGAGTGATTAATAAATCGAAAATGAACATGGCCCTGAGGCTGATGAACACACCTGACCAAAAATCATTGACCAAGGAACAGCTTACCACCATCAGGCTGGAAGATATCGCAAAAGTATTTGAAGCCGGAAAACGCAAACAGCTCAAACTGGCCATTAACACGGAAGAGCTGGACCTTGCATTAGCAGAATTGAATCAGCTGATTGGCCTGGACAATGTAAAATTGGAAATTGATGAGCTGGTCAGGCTGATAAAATATTACAATGACATAGACAAAGATGTCTTGAACAAATTTTCGCTGCATACCGTATTTACCGGCAATCCCGGAACGGGCAAGACGACTGTTGCACGTATTATGGGAAGGGTATTGAAGGCCCTCGGTGTGCTGGAGCGCGGACATATGGTCGAAGTCGACAGGGAGAGTCTGGTGGCAGGATATGTCGGGCAGACAGCCATCAAAACAAATGAGAAGGTGGAGGAGGCCCTTGGTGGTGTCTTGTTTATCGATGAAGCTTATGCACTCGCAGAATCTGATTCCTCCAGTAATTTTGGGAAAGAAGCGATAGAGACACTTCTCAAACGGATGGAAGATTTGCGCGGACAGTTGGTGGTTTTTGCAGCAGGATATACTGACAACATGAATGTATTTCTCTCTTCTAATCCGGGCTTGAATTCCCGGTTTGATAAAAAACTGCTTTTTCAGGATTATACACCGGAACAGATGATGCAGATAGCGGACTGGTATTTAAAAAGAGAGTCGTTGTCAGCAACCGAAGAGACAAAAAGCCATCTCCTTGCGTATTTTGACAGTCTCTATAAAAACAGGGATAAATTCTTTGGCAATGCCCGCACTGTTCGTCAGACAATTGATGAGGCCGTTAAGAACCAGCATCTGCGTATGGCGAAAATACCGGCTCCGCTCCGCAACGAGAAGGATATTTATACCATGTTACCGGAAGATGTGGCTGAATTCATCTATCAGGGAAATACAGTGAAAAAGCAATTGGGATTCAGGCTTGGAGGGGATGCATAA
- a CDS encoding inorganic phosphate transporter: MTPEAWLIALIVISLSFDFLNGFHDSANVVATIISSRAMSGKAALMLAAVANLIGPFLFGVAVAHTVGDEVAVSKHITITVVVAALLSASVWNLATWYFGIPASSSHGLIGGIIGAVIAGSGPAAIKMAGVWKIIIALLISPVIGFTAGWLIMLITRKILKDASPKADTALKYAQIPTAIALALSHGTNDAQKTMGVITMGLVVLGFQEEFVVHWWVILISAVAIGLGTALGGWRIIHTLGGKFYRIRPIHSFTSQLSSALVILTSSFLGGPVSTTQVVSMSIMGAGAGDRVSKVRWTVLKDILLAWVLTVPITALLSAVLYFIVHFISKV; the protein is encoded by the coding sequence ATGACTCCTGAAGCCTGGCTGATTGCATTAATCGTTATTTCACTTTCTTTTGATTTCCTGAATGGATTTCATGACAGTGCCAATGTCGTTGCCACGATAATCTCTTCGCGTGCCATGTCCGGCAAGGCGGCGCTGATGCTGGCTGCCGTTGCAAATCTGATAGGTCCTTTCCTGTTCGGGGTGGCTGTAGCACATACGGTCGGAGATGAAGTGGCGGTTTCCAAACATATAACGATAACCGTCGTCGTAGCAGCACTGCTCAGTGCAAGCGTCTGGAATCTGGCCACCTGGTATTTTGGTATTCCGGCAAGTTCTTCGCACGGACTGATAGGCGGTATTATCGGGGCGGTGATAGCAGGTTCGGGTCCAGCCGCCATAAAGATGGCTGGTGTTTGGAAAATAATTATCGCATTACTCATTTCTCCCGTTATCGGCTTTACAGCAGGATGGCTGATTATGCTCATCACCCGGAAAATATTAAAAGATGCCTCTCCGAAAGCGGATACGGCATTGAAGTATGCACAGATTCCCACCGCAATCGCCTTGGCGCTGAGCCACGGCACCAACGATGCACAAAAGACAATGGGTGTCATCACGATGGGATTGGTTGTATTGGGATTCCAGGAAGAGTTCGTGGTACACTGGTGGGTAATATTGATTAGCGCCGTGGCCATTGGTCTGGGTACTGCCTTAGGCGGCTGGCGTATTATTCACACGTTAGGCGGAAAATTTTACCGCATTCGTCCGATTCACAGTTTTACGTCGCAGCTTTCCTCCGCACTGGTTATCCTGACTTCCTCTTTTTTAGGCGGACCGGTCAGCACCACACAGGTAGTGAGTATGTCCATCATGGGCGCCGGTGCCGGTGACAGGGTTTCCAAAGTCCGATGGACGGTATTAAAAGATATTCTTTTAGCCTGGGTGCTGACCGTGCCGATTACAGCTCTGCTTTCCGCAGTCTTATATTTTATTGTTCACTTTATTTCTAAAGTTTAA
- a CDS encoding DUF3089 domain-containing protein: MRYGVQIIVLLFSFSGSFAVDYSNQVNWAALPAVKDNADWIPKGLRDNQVSALADVFYIHPTTDLTGFKGNANTDNNAINNQTDNFPIKYQASVFNGSCKVYAPRYRQAALNNFFSRNSERSKEAFDFAYQDIREAFQYYLKNYNQGRPVIIAGHSQGSMHAQRLLREFFDGTPLQKQLVEAYIIGYPTKENQFQYLKVSEKPDTFGGYISYCTFGMDAKIDWMTEYTNAVVVNPLSWTRDKTFVSASYNLGSVSKKSEEMLANVCGARCGNGILEIQKPESGGFVSLGFKNYHLFDYNLFYLNIRENVALRLRKFLETNDTAPEK; encoded by the coding sequence ATGCGGTATGGTGTTCAGATAATCGTTTTGCTTTTTTCCTTCTCCGGTAGTTTCGCCGTTGATTATTCCAATCAGGTAAACTGGGCGGCATTGCCTGCTGTCAAGGACAATGCGGACTGGATACCAAAGGGGTTGCGCGACAATCAGGTCAGTGCCCTCGCGGATGTCTTTTATATTCACCCGACTACCGATCTGACCGGGTTTAAAGGAAATGCGAATACAGATAACAATGCGATTAACAACCAGACAGACAACTTTCCGATAAAATATCAGGCAAGTGTGTTTAACGGCAGCTGTAAGGTGTACGCTCCGCGTTATCGTCAGGCGGCATTGAATAATTTCTTTTCCAGGAATTCAGAACGTTCCAAAGAAGCATTCGACTTCGCCTATCAGGATATCCGGGAAGCGTTTCAATATTACCTGAAAAATTATAATCAGGGCAGGCCCGTCATCATCGCAGGACACTCGCAGGGCAGTATGCATGCGCAGCGGCTGCTGAGAGAATTCTTTGATGGTACACCTTTACAGAAGCAACTGGTGGAGGCTTATATTATCGGCTATCCTACCAAAGAAAATCAGTTTCAGTATCTGAAGGTGTCTGAAAAGCCGGATACATTTGGCGGCTATATTTCTTACTGCACGTTTGGGATGGATGCTAAGATAGACTGGATGACGGAATATACCAATGCCGTGGTGGTAAATCCATTAAGCTGGACAAGAGATAAAACATTTGTTTCCGCCAGCTATAATCTTGGAAGCGTTTCTAAAAAATCAGAGGAGATGCTTGCGAACGTATGCGGCGCAAGATGCGGCAATGGCATTTTGGAGATCCAGAAACCGGAATCCGGCGGTTTTGTTTCCTTAGGGTTTAAGAATTATCACCTGTTCGATTACAATCTATTTTATCTCAATATCCGGGAAAATGTCGCGTTGCGGCTGAGAAAATTCTTGGAGACAAATGATACGGCACCCGAAAAATAA